CAATGAAATCCAGACAACTCCAAGAACCAAATGAATGGGTGACAGACTGGCCTGACAACTGCATCGTCGAACGCACACCAAAGGCAGCTAGAGAGGAACCCCAGACATACCTTCAGAGAACCTCGGTAGGTGCGGGGGAACACCTTCAGAGGAACCTCAGAAGATGTAGGGGAGCTCCTTCAAAGGAACCTTGGAGGGTGTGGGGGAACACCTTCAAAGGAACCAAGGAAGGATCTTGGAGTTCTTCCCATGCCACCAGGGGTGCATCGACAACGCTATTGTCAAGTCATCCTGTGACTCATCCACACAGCCCTTTGGAATTTCTCGAGGCCTGTATCCTCTATGTTGCACAGCCAGCCAAAATTCTTACATCAGCTGCTGGTGGCTTGCATCGTGATCACCTGTGCTGTCTGTCGTTCCTAAACTGCTGCTATGGATTAGGCCTCTGGCTTTTAGACCCACAAGTTCGTTTCACTGCTTCCTTAGCAATGTTTTTGTTCATCTCCCTGAAGAAGATCCTCCACCATCTGCGTTAGGACCTCCCATTGCTTTCCATAGTCCTTCTTCTCTCGTTGGGCATTGCAGTACTTCGTGTACTGTTCCTCTTCTACCCTCTTCACTTGGTCATGTAGGTCCTCATCCGTTACATGGTCTTTTCTTCCATCTGCTATTTCAACACAATTTTCTGGTTCCTCATCGTCACTGTTGTTTCTACGCTCCAGTTCAATGTGTTGCAGATGGAAGTTCCTTTGAGCAGTCCCATGGAGGAGCGCCATTAGCATGTACTTATCTTGATTCCTTaattcttcttcctgtgtccttaGGCGGTCCCTGACACGTTTGCGCTCTTCAATTATATTCTCCTCTTGCATCCGACACTTTTCTCTCAATCTTTCACATTCGTTTCCAATTTGTTTTAGTTCACGGAGGTTTATGCTTTCTGCTTTTTTCAAAGACGAGATCTCTCCCTCTGCACATTTTAAACAGCTCTCCAATTTCAGCTGTTCATGCATCGCGCTTTCCAAGTCCTTCTGCAGCTGTTCCTCCCGTTcccttagcttctctctctcattgtccttTTCTTTGAGCCTCTCCTGGTAATGCAGTTTCATttcactcctttctctctccagCTCTTTTTCGTGATTGAGGGCAACTTCTAGTTtgtctctccttttcttttcctcctccaaTAAGTTCTCCATCTCCTTCCTGCAATGGAGAGCATCCCTTTTCTCATTAAACAGAGAGTTCTTGAGTGTAGTCACTACCAGGTGGGCTTCTTCTAAGTCTTCCTTAAGATTGGTATTTTGGCCTCCTAATTCAGAGACCCATTTCTTCAGTATCTGGACTTCTTCCTTTAAAATTTGGGTCTTCTCCTTTTCGTCTCCTAACTCTTTCCTGAGTAAAGTAATATCCAGACATTTACCTACCAAATCTTCCTTAATCAAAGCAGTTTCGCCTCCTAATTCTGTGACCCAGTTTCTAAATACTTGAAGCTCTGCACAGGTGATCTCATTTTTCGCTGTTTCATTGTTGAGAGCTTCTGTTGCCCAGACAAATCGAGATTCTTTTTGGATCAATATAGACTCTAACGATTGAACTCTGTCTTTTAGCATCAGGACCTCATCCTGAAGGCTGATTTTTCTTTGGGTCTCAATTGCGAGATTTTTCTCGAGCTCACAATTTCTGTCTTCGAGCTTAGCTGCAGTTTTGCATGAAGCTTTAAGTTGAGCTTCGTAGCAAGTAGCCAGCTCCCTGAGCCTCGAGTTTTCTCCTTCTGTGAGCTGCAGTTGTCGTTGGAGAGCCATGTGGTCCTCTTTCATGTCCAAAATGTGACTTTCCAGTACTCCTAGTTGCCTTTGGCCCTTCTCAGCTTCTATAGCTTGACATAGCAGTAATTCACGCTGATGGTTTTCtgctctctccttctctgtcaAGGCTTCCAAAAAGTCTTCATTTGCTTTCTTCAAAATGTCCTTCTCGGAAACAAGCACTTGATTGGTTGCTTCAGTTTCCTTCAATCTGAGGCACAGTTCATTTGCCTTCTCAATAGCGGTCTCCAGTTCCCTGTCTTTGTCAATCATCGATTGCTGGAAGTCGCTTCTTAGTTTTCTTTCCTCATCGTCTCTCTTCCTCAACAATTGATTTTTCTCCTCCAACTGATTCTCCAGAGACGTTAAGGTATCTATCAGTTCTTGGTGTAAGCATTCCATGAAATCAGCTCGGCCTGAAGCCAATTCAAAATATTCTTCAAGCTTTTGATTTTCAGCTTCCAATTGGTCCTTTTCATTGTTCAAATGTTCtatttgtcttttcatttctGCTTCCGCAGCTGATTTCTCTCCTATCAGAATATCCTTGTCGAGTATTTCGTTTCGAAGCCAGGCAATCTCATCCTTCGCCTTGTCCAGCAGGCTTTCCAGTTTTCTTCCTGAAACTTGACTGGCTTCCAGGTCCTCTGCTAACCTCTTCTGTTCCTCATCCAGTTGTTCTGGATGTTGTCTCGGCAGTTGGGCTTCTTCGTTGGTGTCGTCCGGttcttttttctcctcctcctcctcctcctttgcctCTTCCTCAATGGGTTCGAGCTCTTCTGTTtccaaaatttctttttcttcctcctcctcattacAGTCATCGTCATCAGAGCTGTCgagttccccttcctcctcctcctcctcctcctcctcctcaacgtCGTCATCAGAATTGtctagttcctctctctcctcctccacctcatcCTCAGAGTTGTCGAgttgttcttcctcctcctcgtcctcttcgccatcatcatcgtcatcaaagTTGTCAagttcttcgtcgtcgtcgtcctcctcctcctcctcctccttagagCTTTCCAGATCTTCGGTCAGAAGAACTGGTTCCAGGGTGGGCACTTCCAGGTCAACCTCCTCATGATCAAGGGCATCGGTTCCGGCGAGTTTCCGCCACCAGCAAGCAACAGCTAGCAACGCCGGGACAACTGCCATCAAGGCCATCCAGGGGATGGCACTGGCGAGGGCCGACGTTTCAATGCCTACGCTGTTGGGGGGTCGTGTTTCCACAACCTCTGGGGTCCAAGACTCGGGGATGCCGACGTTATGAAGGTCTCCTAGAAAGTGTCCATTTAATCCTCGATTACAAGGTAGGCTGCATAGATCACATGCGACAAATACGAGCACATATAGAGTGAGTAATTGCACAAGGGGAAACATTCTGCTAATGTTAACCTGATGTTCTAGGGTTCGCCGAGGCTGGTTTTGAATTCTGCCACGTCTAAGTTCGTATCCGGAGGAGGGAAGGATCTCGCTTCTGGAAGTGAAGATGAATCCGGCGCTCCCGGGATTCCTTCAGAGTTTTCATCGTTCTTGGCTCGTCTCCAGAGAATCCTTCTTCTGCTCGCTTTTCTCTGTCTTCTCTtcctgtcttcttcttcgtcttcttcttcttctttgtcgggAGTTCTGAGGACAGTTTCCTGGTGCTCCTGGAGACTCTGCCGCTGAGGCTCCTTGAAGGATCGAAGCCTCGTCCAAGGAGTCCTCACCTGAGATTAGAAAACGAATTTTCCTCGACtaataataatctcttctatCTACTTACGCCATTctctatatttcatttttccatatttcTAAAGTTTACTGATACCATATTTCGCTTTGTTGGTTCTGTTTTGTCTTTCATGAAAGGATTTCTAGATATTCATTCGTCTTTTCcatttgttcttattattattattattaactttaaaaGTTCACCTTTAGCTTTCATCAGTGTTTTAATGCATAACTTCATTATTGTTAGTAGTAATACcgtagttattatcattattattattattattattattattattattattattattattattattattttttttttgctctatcacagtcttccaattcgactgggtggtatttatagtgtggggttccgggttgcatcctgcctccttaggagtccatcacttttcttactatgtgtgccgtttctaggatcacactcttctgcatgaggcccggagctacttcagcctctagtttttctagattccttttattattattattattattattattattattattattattattattattattattattattatttgaaggtaggagaccctctctgaAACAtgtttgttaaagaggatggcagcatcagtggaattgattttatatatggtcttttcaattcttcttattattgtcttctcatcagggctgatattcgctaatagctggccgatgttcatacatTTCCTTATCCAtagtatgaacatcggccagctattaagcgaatatcagccctgatgagaagagaataataagaattgaaaagataaaatcaattccactaatgctgccatcctctttaacaaaaacatattattattattattattattattattattattattattattattattattattatttattattattattattattattattatttatttagataacTAATTAAtaaggtttttatattttatagctTTAGTCCAAGTCCAAGCCTTCgtccagtcttactttttttctataattgttAAAACTACAAAGTAATGACTCAAAATAAcagataattgatatatatatatatatatatatatatatatatatatattatatatatatcatatatatatatatatatatatatatatatatatatatatatatatatataatatatatatatatatatatatatatatatatatacatatatatatataataatatatatatatatatatatatatatatatatatatcaattatctgTTATTTTGAGTCATTACTTTGTAGTTATAACAATTATAGAAAAAAGTAAGACTGGACGAAGGCTTGGACTTGGACTAAagctataaataataaaaaccttattaattagttatctaaataaataataataataataataatataataataataataataataataataataataataataactaataatatataataataataataataataataatatgttttgttaaagaggatggcagcattagtggaattgattttatcttTTCAATGTTCACTCAGAACGAAAGTTATGAAATTTCAAGCACTCagagaaaaatatatgtaatctatGGGCACTCAGAACAAAATTTATGTAATCTGTTGGCACTcagaacaaaattaatttatatagtcTATGAGCACTCAAAACAAACTTTATGTAGTCTATGGGCACTCAGaacaaaatatatgtaattattagcACTAAGGGCACTCAGAACAAAATGTATGTAATCTTGagcattcagaaaaaaatcatGTAGTCTATTGGCACTCAGaacaaaatatatgtaattatcaaCACTAAGAACAAAATTTATGTAATCATGAGCACTAAGAACAAAATTTATGTAGTCTATGAGCACgcagaacaaaatatatatagtttatgagagagagagagagagagagagagaagacgagagagagagagagagagagagagagagagagagagagagaggatgattcaTGAAAATAGCAAGATATGCATACCTTACTGTCTTAGTGCTTGCGATGCAAAGGTCACTGATAAGTGGTATGTCACTGGCCATTATGGcggatatatatgaatgtgttatataatatatatatatatatatatatatatatatatatatatatatatgtgtgtgtgtgtgtgtgtgtgtgtgtataacaaatacacacacacacacacacacacacacacacacacacacacatatatatatatatatatatatatatatatatatatatacatatatatatatataggtatagtaataatatatatatatatatatatatatatatatatatatacatatatatttatatatatatatatatatatatatatatattatttacatatacctatatatatatatgatatatatatatatatatatatatatatatatatatatatatatatatatgtgtgtggtgtgtgtgtgtgtgtgtgtgtgtgtgtatttgttatacacacacacacacacacacacacacacacacacacatatatatatatatatatatatatatatatatatatatatatatatatatatatatatatatatataacacattcatatatatccgCCATAATGGCCAGTGACATACCACTTATCAGTGACCTTTGCATCGCAAGCACTAAGACAGTAAGGTATGCATATCTTGCTATTTTCAtgattcatcctctctctctctctctctctctctctctctctctctctctctctctctctctcatagactaCATATATTTTGTTCTGCGTGCTCATAGACTACATAAATTTTGTTCTTAGTGCTCATGATTACATAAATTTTGTTCTTAGTGttgataattacatttattttgttcTGAGTGCCAATAGACTACATAAATTTTGTTCTGAGTGCCTATAGACTACatgatttttttctgaatgctCAAGATTACATACATTTTGTTCTGAGTGCCCTTAGTgctaataattacatatattttgttCTGAGTGCCCATAGACTACATAAAGTTTGTTTTGAGTGCTCATAGACTATATAAGTTAATTTTGTTCTGAGTGCCAACAGATTACATAAATTTTGTTCTGAGTGCCCATAGATTACATATATTTTGCTCTGAGTGCTTGAAATTTCATAACTTTCGTTCTGAGTGAACATAGACTACATAAATTTTCTTCTAAGTGCCCATAGAAAGTTTATTGACTTATAGAATTTTACAATGTGCCTTTTAAGATAAAGACTCGGTTACTCCTTCCCATTAAAGGTGGAAAGTTTATTAGAATTTTTAAGACCAGAGGAAAATGTATTTGGGaaacatatttcattttacaACCAAGATTTTATAACTATTTGTATTTACAAGATAGCTGACATGTAAGTACGATAAGGAGACAAAACGCAAATCAAGCAAACTGTTCCTATTAAGAGGAAGCTCATAGTGAAACAGATatagttttttcaaaaaagaaataatcCTCCCTAGTCTTACAACATATCCAAAGTGTGACATGATTTACACTAGCTATCTTCCCTAAGGTGGGACGATGTTTATGTGCTGTTCACGTAAAAGATATCGCCTGAAACGTTTTCGTAGACGTTACGTATTTGTACTATAAATTCTTCATTTCTAATCCGGCCCACAAGGAAAGattttaaaatgcactaaaatgaGTCCCTCTTTTAATACATCCGGATCTGTCACAGTGCATGATGTGTAATGACGTTCATTATTGTTGATAAGATTTCGCCCTTGCAGAAGGGCTTCTCATCACGTGAGTTTAGCCTTTCCATATTTAATTATCAAAGGGAAAGacatggcaaaaaagaaaaaaaaactttccctgcCTGCTACTCATTTCCCTAAGGAGACAGCCCATCATCCAAAACATGGGCAAAAGTCCAGATTCGATGACAGAGACTAAGTAGCCTGTGTCTCTAGCTAGTATGCCCAACCCTTGAGTGGACCCGACTGCTACTGGTTTCCTTAATGAGAGGCCAACATCGAAAAGGTGGGCATAAATCAAGTATCAATGACAGAGGCTAAATAGCCTGTGTCtcaaactggtatacccaaccctgaagtggtcCTGACCGAGActaatttccttaaggaaacaggccaccataaaaaatgtgggcagaaatccagtttcgatgacagaggctaagtagcctatgtctcgaactggtatacTCAACCCTGATATGGACCTGACCAAGacagatttccttaaggaaataggccaccatcaaaaaggtgggcagGAATCCAGATTCGAGGACAGAAGCTAAGTAGCCTgtgtctcgaactggtatacccaaccctgaagtggacctgaacaaagactgatttccttaaaatctatttttcaattaaatttacCAGGAGTGACAACACATTGTATTTACTGTTATTCCTAAGGCAATATTTTGAGGGATAAGAGTTGGCTGTGACTGAAGCATTGCCGCTGAAAGCAATTTTGGATGATTATTAAAAGGAGAAAAAGGAGTCATTATATTGGCCTAATTTTCTGCTTAGCAACCTCTTGCTTCTTGGAGGCAGTTTACTAATTGAacgaaacttattttttttatgttcgtttCGTTCCTGTAGTTTTGAAgagtctttcctagatagtgacccccaagggtttttaacccggtatgtatccacattTACAGCGTGTTTACTTCAAGCCCGTTGGGATGAACGTAAAAACATTAACAATAGACTATAAATATCATGAAGAcaatgaccccaaagaaatatttgCCCTAGATAaggacccccgaaaacccttggggggtcAGTACCTAGGAAAGAACCGTTTTGACTACAAAATATCCTTATCCTTAGCTGAATTAGAGCCTTTTTACGATAGTAATTTATCTGTCGTCAATTACTGCTAGAAATCGTTCATACAACAAGAACTAAAAATGTTCGCCGGATAGGAAGGTCTGtaacaataaaagtaattttagCTCTAGTAGGTGCGATTGCTAATAGAGTTTTCTGGAGGTGGCCGGAATTAATccgaaaatataaattattatttatataatttctgttctACTGTAACCGTTGTTATGAGTAATGGATGACGCCTTATTAAAAGTTTatacaacaaacaaaataaatacttgttattattattattattattattatcattattattattattattattattattattattattattattattattattattattattattattattattatcacgagaagctggatgctattattattattattattattattattattattattattattattattattattattattattattattattattattattcatctatttatttatttttgtttttgttttatcacagtcctctaattcgactgggtggtatttatagtgtggggttccgggttgcatcctgcctccttaggagtccatcacttttctcactttgtgcgccgtttctaggatcacactcttctgcatgagtcctggagctacttcagcctctagtttttccagattccttttcagggatcttgggatcgtgcctagtgctcctatgattatggttacaatttccactggcatatcccatatccttatttctattttcaggtcttgatacttatccattttttccctttctttctcttcaactctggtgtcccatggtattgcgacatcaatgagtgatacttttttcttgattttgtcaatcaacgtcacgtctggtctatttgcacgtatcaccctatctgttcttataccatagtcccagaggatctttgcctgatcgttttctatcactccttcaggttggtgctggtaccacttattactgcaaggtacctgatgtttcttgcacaggctccagtggagggcttttgctactgaatcatgcctcttattgtactggttctgtgcaagtgccgggcattcgcttgctatgtggtttatggtttcatttttcatattgcacttcctacatatgggagatatgttatttccctctatcgttctttggacatatctggttcttagggcctgatcttgtgctgctgttatcattccttcagtttccttctttagctctcccctcagtagccattgccacgtgtcatcgctggctagttctttagtctgtctcatgtattgtccgtgcattggtttgttatgccattcctctgttctgcttgtcattctcctgtctctgtatatttctgggtcttcgtctacttttatcagtccttcttcccatgcacccttgagccactcgtcttcactggttttcagatattgccccagtgctctgttttcga
This portion of the Macrobrachium nipponense isolate FS-2020 chromosome 10, ASM1510439v2, whole genome shotgun sequence genome encodes:
- the LOC135224023 gene encoding trichohyalin-like, which encodes MFPLVQLLTLYVLVFVACDLCSLPCNRGLNGHFLGDLHNVGIPESWTPEVVETRPPNSVGIETSALASAIPWMALMAVVPALLAVACWWRKLAGTDALDHEEVDLEVPTLEPVLLTEDLESSKEEEEEEDDDDEELDNFDDDDDGEEDEEEEEQLDNSEDEVEEEREELDNSDDDVEEEEEEEEEEGELDSSDDDDCNEEEEEKEILETEELEPIEEEAKEEEEEEKKEPDDTNEEAQLPRQHPEQLDEEQKRLAEDLEASQVSGRKLESLLDKAKDEIAWLRNEILDKDILIGEKSAAEAEMKRQIEHLNNEKDQLEAENQKLEEYFELASGRADFMECLHQELIDTLTSLENQLEEKNQLLRKRDDEERKLRSDFQQSMIDKDRELETAIEKANELCLRLKETEATNQVLVSEKDILKKANEDFLEALTEKERAENHQRELLLCQAIEAEKGQRQLGVLESHILDMKEDHMALQRQLQLTEGENSRLRELATCYEAQLKASCKTAAKLEDRNCELEKNLAIETQRKISLQDEVLMLKDRVQSLESILIQKESRFVWATEALNNETAKNEITCAELQVFRNWVTELGGETALIKEDLVGKCLDITLLRKELGDEKEKTQILKEEVQILKKWVSELGGQNTNLKEDLEEAHLVVTTLKNSLFNEKRDALHCRKEMENLLEEEKKRRDKLEVALNHEKELERERSEMKLHYQERLKEKDNEREKLREREEQLQKDLESAMHEQLKLESCLKCAEGEISSLKKAESINLRELKQIGNECERLREKCRMQEENIIEERKRVRDRLRTQEEELRNQDKYMLMALLHGTAQRNFHLQHIELERRNNSDDEEPENCVEIADGRKDHVTDEDLHDQVKRVEEEQYTKYCNAQREKKDYGKQWEVLTQMVEDLLQGDEQKHC